In the Desulfatirhabdium butyrativorans DSM 18734 genome, GCGCAGATCTATCAAAACAAACTGGCCGAAATGAATGCCTCAAGCGGGTCATGATCCGCTCATCGGATGGCTCAAATCCACGATTACGGCATTCGATACGGCCTGCATCGCCTCACTCATGGCCGCAGCGATGCCGCTTGCCGACCGCTCCTGGGCCTGGGCCTGCTGACGATAGGTTTTCTGGAAAATGACCCGTTTGCTGACATCGGGTTGCGAGGCTTCCAGAAGTGCAATCGTCACGCCCAAAACGGCCTGGCAGCCGGACGGCCCTTCCGTCTCATAGAATTCGTCAACCGTGCCGCTCAGAACCCGGTCTGCGGGAAGACGGCTTTCCGGACCGGCCACTGCCTGAAAAACGCCTGAGGCGCGAATGTCCCGGGCCAGGTAATAGGCGATCAAGTCCTGAGGCATGGCCCGCCACTGATGACTCGTATAGGTATTTCGCAGGAATTCGCCTTCCGCATAGACGAATTTTGTGGTGTGGTAGGACGGTGAAACCCCGAATCGCTCCACCTGAAGGATGTGGTGTTCGGGCGTGTGCTCCCGGGGGGGCGGCGGATCGTAATGGAGCGTATAATAATCGATTCTTGTCGGCTGAATGCCGGCACAGCCGACCACCGCCGCGATGCAACAGATAATGGCAGCGAATCGGAAATACGAGCTCAATGAAATCCGGCGAAAAACAAAGCGTTTCATCTCGGCAATTCCCGTTCTTGTGGAGGAGTTCCCCGAATCAACAGGGATGGCTGATCGGCAAGGGTGGCGCTCAACTGCTGCAGGTGATCGGCAGTCGTTTCCAGAACCTGGAGCGTATCGGTGAGCTGACGTTGCAGCGTATTCAGCCGATTGTCGGTATTTTTCACAAGCGTATTTCCTGACTCGGCTATCCCGCGGATCTCGACGATGGCCTCTCTCAGGTTGGTGACGGCATTTGCAATGGCCGGTGTCTGGGAAGCGATCAGCCCGTCGATTTTCGAGGCCGCCCGGTTGGCGGTATCCGCCAGGGCGCCTACCCGGTTGACCGCATCTTCGATAGTCGTCAGGGTCTTGTCCACATGTTTTGGATCGACCAATTTTTCGATCCGGTCGAGGGTGGTTTGCAGCCCTCTGGAAATCCCCTTCACATCCGCATCCCGAAGCACAGTCTCCATTTCCGTCAGAACATTTTGAATCTGGGTGGAAATCCGCGCGACGTTCAAATCCGACGCCTGTTTGAGGATATCTTCCATGGCCGTCATGAATTTCCGGATATCCGAAGGCCGCGTGATCACCAGCGGATAGGGAGGTTCGAACGTCAATTTTGGTGTCAACAGCACATCCTGTGGGGTTTTTCGGTCCAGTTCGATGAACATGATTCCGGTAATTCCGACGGATTTGAGCTGGGCGCAAACTTCATCGATATGCTCTATCCCTGTTTCCACCTGCATGATGACTTCGATCAGATTGGCATCGGGCGCCACGCCGATCCGATAGACTTTTCCGATGGAAACGCCGCGGTATTTGACCGGTGAATCCTTGTCGAGGCCTTGAACCGATTCATCGAAATAGGCGACGGCATATTGCCCTTTTTTGAAGTAACTCGTAAAGCCAAGCCAGACAACCGTGACAATGGCGATCGAAAAACCGAGCAGAACAAATACCCCTACGATAAACTGGTTGCGTTTTGAGTTCATGGCGTTTCGGCTCCTGCTGCCTGCCGATGAAAAAACTGGCGAACGACGGGATTGTCACTTTCCTCTTTCAGCCGATGCGGATCACCTTCCGCCAGAATGCCCCGGATCGACTTGTCCAGCATGATAACCCGCTGCGCCAGCCCCATAATGGTTTCGAGCTCATGGGTGACGATCACCATGGTTGTTCCCATGCTCTGGTTGATCCGGGAAATGAGCAGATCGATGCCTGCCGAGCTTACCGGATCAAGGCCGGCGCACGGTTCATCCAGAAAGAGAATCTTCGGATTCAACGCAAGGGCCCTGGCGAGTCCCGCCCGCTTTTTCATCCCCCCGCTCAGTTGGGATGGCAGGTAATGCTCGTAACCGTCGAGCCCAACCATGTGCAATTTCATCCAGACCATATTGCGAATCGAGCGTTCTTTCAGGCGGACATACTGGCGGATCGGCAAGGCGACATTTTCGGCAAGGGTCATGGAACCGATCAGACCGGAGCTTTGAAACAGCACGCCGATTTTCTGAAGGACCGTTGGCGAAATGGTGCCATCATCTGCCGGAATGGTCTCGCCATCGATCCGAATGCTGCCGGAAATCGGGATTTCCAACCCCACCATGTGCCGGAGCAGGGTGCTTTTGCCGCAACCGCTCCCGCCCAGAATGATAAAGATTTCTCCTGCAAGCACCGAAAACGAAACCCGTTCGAGAATGATGGTCGATCCATAGCCAGCACGCAATTGATCGACCTCGATGACGGCATGCGCGTTTTCCTTTCCGTTCGGAGCATTGGAGCCAGGCGTACAGGGGCTGTCCAGGGATGTCATTTTCATTACAGATAACTTCGCACGACGGCGAAAATCGAATCGAACAGGATGATGAGAAAAATACTGGTAACGACCGACGAAGTGGCGGCCTGCCCGACTGCAGAGGCGCCGCCTTTGGCCTGAAACCCTCTGAGGCAACCGACCCAGGAAATGAGAAAAGCGAAGACCACGCTTTTCAACATGCCCCAAACCACATCGAAGAGGCGCAATGCCTTCAGCGTCTGGCTCATGTATGTCACAGGCGTCAAATCCAGCATGGTCACGCCGATGGTCAGGCCGCCTGCAATGGCGAAAACATCGGAAAACAGGGTCAGGATCGGAATCATGAGCATGGAGGCGGTCATCCGGGGAAGGGCCAGAAACAGAACGGGATCGAAGCCCATGGTTTTCAGCGCGTCGATTTCCTCAGAAATCCCCATGGTTGCGATTTCGGCCGCATAGGCCGAACCACTGCGCCCTGCAATGACAATGGCCGTCATGATGGGACCCAGCTCCGAAACCATGGCCAGGGCGACGAGGGAGGCCACGAACACATTGGCGCCGAACTGGGCCAATTGGAGGGACGACATGAAGGCCATGATCAGGCCGAGCAGGAGACTGATAAGTCCGACGATGGGAAGGGCATCGACGCCGGTGGTTCGCATGTAGAGCACCATGTCGTCGTAGCGCAGCGATTTGGGATGGCGGAGCACATGCCAGGCCAAAATAATCAGATTTCCCAGGAAGGTGATGACGGATTGTGTGTTTTGGACAACCTGGATCATAAATACGCCAAGGCGCAAAATGGCATTGGGCGTGCGGGGCTTTTCGGTTGCATGCTGATTGTGGATGCGATCGAAACCCGTCATTTGCAGCACTTTCGATACGGTTTCTTCGGCATTGACAAGGGAAACGGATTTCCCGTACTTGCCGGCCAAGCGCTGGATTTCAAGCAGCACCAGCACCCCGTACTCATCGAATCGGGTCGTTCTGGAAAAATCGATGACGATGTCGCCGGAGATCGGCTTCTGAAATTGTAACGGCAGGGATTTGATCAAACCCGAACAGGTTGTCCGATCGATGCGGCCAACCAGGGCAACGGAAATCGTGCCTTCCAGAATGGAGAGATTCAACCCCTGATCCGGATTCTCGGGGAGGGCTTGTGACGTTTCTGGAATGAGATTTTTCATCCTGAATGACGGGAAGAGCAGGAAATGACCCTTGCGAGTTTTTCATGAATCCTGGCAAGGGTTTGGCAGGATTCGACGCACAGTGGCAACCGTTCCCGATGGATACACTCCCGGCATGGGCTCTTGATCAGGTAGCCGATCTCAAAATCGAAGCAGTGCTCGTGATCCTTCCGGTTGTTGTTGGATTCGTCAGGGGTCATGTTCAATACTCGTTAAGGCTCGGGAATCGGATGCATGCCGATTTCCAGGTATTTCTTCGCCAAATCGACATAGAGTTGTTTC is a window encoding:
- a CDS encoding MlaE family lipid ABC transporter permease subunit, producing the protein MNLSILEGTISVALVGRIDRTTCSGLIKSLPLQFQKPISGDIVIDFSRTTRFDEYGVLVLLEIQRLAGKYGKSVSLVNAEETVSKVLQMTGFDRIHNQHATEKPRTPNAILRLGVFMIQVVQNTQSVITFLGNLIILAWHVLRHPKSLRYDDMVLYMRTTGVDALPIVGLISLLLGLIMAFMSSLQLAQFGANVFVASLVALAMVSELGPIMTAIVIAGRSGSAYAAEIATMGISEEIDALKTMGFDPVLFLALPRMTASMLMIPILTLFSDVFAIAGGLTIGVTMLDLTPVTYMSQTLKALRLFDVVWGMLKSVVFAFLISWVGCLRGFQAKGGASAVGQAATSSVVTSIFLIILFDSIFAVVRSYL
- a CDS encoding ABC-type transport auxiliary lipoprotein family protein; this translates as MKRFVFRRISLSSYFRFAAIICCIAAVVGCAGIQPTRIDYYTLHYDPPPPREHTPEHHILQVERFGVSPSYHTTKFVYAEGEFLRNTYTSHQWRAMPQDLIAYYLARDIRASGVFQAVAGPESRLPADRVLSGTVDEFYETEGPSGCQAVLGVTIALLEASQPDVSKRVIFQKTYRQQAQAQERSASGIAAAMSEAMQAVSNAVIVDLSHPMSGS
- a CDS encoding ABC transporter ATP-binding protein, producing MKMTSLDSPCTPGSNAPNGKENAHAVIEVDQLRAGYGSTIILERVSFSVLAGEIFIILGGSGCGKSTLLRHMVGLEIPISGSIRIDGETIPADDGTISPTVLQKIGVLFQSSGLIGSMTLAENVALPIRQYVRLKERSIRNMVWMKLHMVGLDGYEHYLPSQLSGGMKKRAGLARALALNPKILFLDEPCAGLDPVSSAGIDLLISRINQSMGTTMVIVTHELETIMGLAQRVIMLDKSIRGILAEGDPHRLKEESDNPVVRQFFHRQAAGAETP
- a CDS encoding MlaD family protein, which translates into the protein MNSKRNQFIVGVFVLLGFSIAIVTVVWLGFTSYFKKGQYAVAYFDESVQGLDKDSPVKYRGVSIGKVYRIGVAPDANLIEVIMQVETGIEHIDEVCAQLKSVGITGIMFIELDRKTPQDVLLTPKLTFEPPYPLVITRPSDIRKFMTAMEDILKQASDLNVARISTQIQNVLTEMETVLRDADVKGISRGLQTTLDRIEKLVDPKHVDKTLTTIEDAVNRVGALADTANRAASKIDGLIASQTPAIANAVTNLREAIVEIRGIAESGNTLVKNTDNRLNTLQRQLTDTLQVLETTADHLQQLSATLADQPSLLIRGTPPQERELPR